The following proteins come from a genomic window of Candidatus Leptovillus gracilis:
- a CDS encoding bifunctional nuclease family protein, with the protein MIEVVIESIRISLVSQHRIVLLKELDNDRQLPIWIGPCEADAITIELQDVKVARPVTHDLLKNVIDEMGGRVSHVLIRALQDGVFHASLFVDRDGDLLEVDCRSSDAIALAVRVKVPIFINDDVMDQAGVLPESDIQQPESPKTEGEEGEVLDIFSDFVDTLDFDDFDE; encoded by the coding sequence ATGATCGAAGTTGTAATAGAAAGCATTCGCATCAGCCTTGTCTCCCAGCATCGCATTGTGCTGCTAAAAGAGCTGGATAACGACCGCCAATTGCCCATATGGATTGGTCCCTGTGAAGCAGATGCCATCACCATTGAACTGCAAGATGTCAAAGTCGCCAGACCAGTCACCCATGATCTGCTGAAAAATGTGATAGATGAAATGGGCGGCCGTGTTTCCCATGTGTTGATTCGCGCTTTGCAGGATGGCGTCTTCCACGCCAGTCTATTTGTAGACCGTGATGGCGATTTGCTGGAAGTAGACTGCCGCTCCTCCGACGCCATTGCTTTGGCTGTGCGCGTCAAAGTCCCCATTTTTATCAACGACGACGTGATGGATCAGGCTGGTGTTCTGCCGGAAAGCGACATTCAACAGCCAGAAAGCCCCAAAACAGAAGGCGAAGAAGGCGAAGTGCTAGATATATTTTCTGATTTTGTGGACACGTTGGATTTCGACGATTTCGACGAATAA
- a CDS encoding DnaD domain protein encodes MKGFPGFPDGKMRLTQVPNLFFSDLLPIIDNLAELKVTIYAFWALSQREGQVRYLRLADFLNDTEFVKGLGPTLKLAAEALLDGLERAVARGTFLHINVEGADGKMDLYFLNTEKGRTAVDGITRGEWRPNPDEDAPITLLVERPNIFILYEQNIGPLTPIIADELRDAEQAYPPRWIEEAITLAVANNARKWRYILTILERWRQEGKQDGTGRRDTQKELRNQIPDEYRDIIKR; translated from the coding sequence ATGAAAGGTTTTCCCGGTTTCCCAGATGGCAAAATGCGCCTGACCCAGGTTCCCAACCTTTTTTTCAGCGATTTGCTGCCCATCATAGACAACCTGGCCGAGTTGAAGGTAACGATCTACGCTTTTTGGGCCTTGTCGCAGCGTGAAGGGCAGGTCCGCTACCTGCGCCTGGCCGACTTCCTCAACGATACCGAATTTGTGAAAGGACTTGGCCCTACGCTTAAACTGGCCGCCGAAGCGCTGCTGGACGGCCTCGAACGCGCCGTGGCCCGGGGCACGTTCTTGCACATCAACGTCGAAGGGGCTGATGGCAAGATGGACCTTTATTTTTTGAACACGGAGAAGGGGCGCACGGCCGTAGACGGCATCACCCGTGGCGAATGGCGGCCCAATCCCGATGAAGACGCACCCATTACCCTACTGGTAGAACGGCCCAACATCTTCATCCTCTACGAGCAAAACATCGGCCCCCTCACGCCCATCATCGCCGATGAACTGCGTGACGCCGAACAAGCGTACCCGCCACGCTGGATCGAAGAAGCGATCACCCTCGCCGTCGCCAACAATGCCCGTAAATGGCGTTACATCCTCACCATTCTGGAGCGCTGGCGACAAGAAGGAAAACAAGATGGAACAGGCCGCCGAGATACTCAGAAAGAGCTTCGCAACCAAATACCTGATGAATACCGCGACATTATCAAACGGTGA
- the dnaB gene encoding replicative DNA helicase: MSANGERLPPHSQEAEEALLGSLLIDPDALFEVNSFLRPEAFYRTQNRRIYEAILRLSDRREPVDLITLTEELRRQEQLEDVGGEAYIINLINMVPTAINAPNYGRLVEATAIRRKLVSAASAIANLAYDEKEDISVVIDRAEQTLFSISEERTTRDLVPIRQIAAEYLDRIQELRERGDDVVGIPTGFTELDRLLGGLNKSDLIIIAARPGMGKTSLQNAMALTAATKHGKRVAMFNLEMSGEQLVQRMIAAETRIDSQRLRRGQLAEAEMPIFLEAVGRLSETRIFIDDTPSISPNQLRTKCRRLYAEHGLDLVMIDYLQLMQAERSTNNRVQEISEISRGLKGLARELNVPVIAASQLSRAVEQRQEKRPLLSDLRESGSIEQDADIVMFIYRDEYYNPDTTERPNIAELNIAKHRNGPTGTIDLYWHGKLATFRNLQRQEINL; this comes from the coding sequence ATGAGCGCAAACGGCGAACGTCTCCCCCCCCATAGTCAGGAAGCAGAAGAAGCGCTTCTGGGTTCTTTGCTGATAGACCCGGATGCCCTCTTTGAAGTCAACAGCTTTTTACGGCCAGAAGCCTTTTACCGCACGCAAAATCGCCGGATTTACGAAGCGATTTTGCGTCTGAGCGACCGGCGCGAACCGGTGGACCTGATCACCCTGACGGAGGAACTGCGCCGCCAGGAGCAGTTGGAGGATGTGGGCGGCGAAGCGTACATCATCAACCTGATCAACATGGTTCCGACGGCGATCAACGCGCCTAATTACGGCCGTCTCGTCGAAGCCACCGCCATCCGCCGCAAACTCGTCTCCGCCGCCAGCGCCATCGCCAACCTGGCCTACGACGAAAAAGAAGACATCAGCGTCGTCATAGACCGCGCCGAACAAACGCTGTTCTCCATCAGCGAAGAGCGCACCACCCGTGACCTGGTTCCCATCCGTCAGATTGCCGCCGAATACCTGGACCGCATTCAAGAACTGCGCGAACGCGGCGATGATGTGGTGGGCATCCCCACCGGCTTTACTGAGCTGGATCGCTTGTTGGGCGGCCTGAACAAATCGGACCTGATCATCATCGCCGCCCGCCCCGGTATGGGCAAAACCTCCCTGCAAAACGCCATGGCCCTGACGGCCGCCACCAAACACGGCAAACGAGTCGCCATGTTCAACCTGGAAATGTCTGGCGAACAGTTGGTGCAGCGCATGATCGCCGCCGAAACGCGCATAGATTCGCAGCGGCTGCGGCGCGGCCAACTGGCCGAGGCGGAAATGCCCATCTTCTTGGAAGCGGTGGGCCGCCTCTCGGAAACGCGCATCTTTATAGATGACACGCCTTCCATTTCGCCCAACCAACTGCGCACCAAGTGCCGCCGCTTATACGCCGAGCATGGTCTGGACCTGGTGATGATTGATTATTTGCAGTTGATGCAAGCGGAGCGCAGCACCAACAACCGCGTGCAAGAAATCAGCGAGATTTCGCGTGGGTTAAAAGGGCTAGCCCGCGAACTGAACGTGCCGGTGATTGCCGCCTCGCAGCTCAGCCGGGCGGTGGAGCAAAGACAGGAGAAACGGCCGTTGCTCTCCGACCTCCGCGAAAGTGGTTCTATCGAACAAGACGCCGACATCGTCATGTTCATCTACCGCGACGAATACTACAATCCCGATACCACCGAACGCCCCAACATCGCCGAACTCAACATCGCCAAACACCGCAACGGCCCCACCGGAACCATAGACCTTTATTGGCACGGCAAACTCGCCACCTTCCGCAACCTCCAGCGCCAGGAAATCAACCTGTAG
- the mvk gene encoding mevalonate kinase has translation MTCATAPGKIILFGEHAVVYGRPAIAAPLSQLRATAVVEDSPTPGIRLLAADLGTNILLDEAAPDDPVAAVVRQLQTAAHLPRLPDLTITITSQIPIASGLGSGAAITAAVIRALAQHLCLAHLSSDDWVSNLTYEIEKIHHGTPSGIDNTVVAYERPVYFVRQQPQNRIEPFAVAQPLRLLVADTGQSSSTKAVVGDVRRQWQADPAHFEAIFDGCGRIARQARQAIETGDLTQVGQLMDENHRLLQEMTVSSAALDGLVLAARAAGALGAKLSGAGRGGNMIALVTTAGETAVTQSLYQAGARAVFSTVLASTSPIPDNEI, from the coding sequence ATGACCTGCGCCACTGCCCCCGGTAAGATTATTTTGTTTGGCGAACACGCTGTGGTATACGGCCGTCCCGCCATTGCCGCCCCCCTTTCCCAACTACGGGCGACGGCCGTTGTCGAAGACAGCCCCACCCCCGGCATCCGCCTGCTGGCCGCCGATCTGGGCACAAACATCTTGTTAGACGAAGCCGCCCCCGACGACCCGGTCGCCGCTGTGGTGCGCCAACTGCAAACGGCCGCCCATCTCCCCCGCCTGCCCGACCTGACCATCACCATCACCAGCCAGATTCCCATCGCCAGCGGCCTGGGCAGCGGCGCGGCCATCACCGCCGCCGTCATTCGCGCCCTGGCGCAGCACCTCTGTCTGGCGCACCTTTCCAGCGATGATTGGGTGTCTAACCTCACTTACGAGATCGAAAAAATCCATCACGGCACGCCCAGCGGCATAGACAACACCGTCGTCGCCTACGAAAGGCCGGTCTACTTTGTGCGCCAGCAGCCGCAAAACCGCATCGAACCGTTTGCCGTGGCCCAACCGCTGCGCCTGTTGGTAGCCGACACCGGCCAGAGCAGCAGCACCAAAGCCGTCGTTGGCGATGTGCGCCGTCAGTGGCAGGCGGACCCGGCCCATTTTGAGGCAATTTTTGATGGCTGTGGCCGCATCGCCCGCCAGGCGCGTCAGGCCATTGAGACTGGCGACCTGACACAGGTCGGGCAGTTGATGGACGAGAATCACCGCCTGCTGCAAGAGATGACGGTTTCGTCGGCGGCGCTGGATGGGCTGGTGTTGGCGGCCAGGGCTGCCGGCGCGTTGGGGGCTAAACTGAGCGGCGCGGGGCGCGGCGGTAATATGATTGCGCTGGTGACGACGGCGGGGGAAACGGCCGTCACCCAGTCCCTCTACCAGGCTGGCGCCCGCGCTGTCTTCAGCACCGTCCTCGCCTCGACTTCCCCGATTCCCGACAATGAGATATGA
- a CDS encoding ATP-binding protein, whose translation MNTATLSNGDTAVSGLEQPGLGQPDCPFCGGLGYVVPDVPATNPGFGRAVVCVCRAAEEEMARQSTLLRLSQIGMLKDCTFDTFLPDGHGLTPDKQRNLRMAYDTALDYAKNPQGWLLLKGGYGCGKTHLAAAVANHRLNMGHPVLFVNTPDLLDHLRATYSPASDTTYDQRFDQVRNAPLLILDDLGTQSNTEWAQEKLYQIFNHRYNARLATIITTNEELEAIEIRVRSRIMDLSLVRIVPITAPDFRHTGVDQEQSELSTLSLHNDQIFERFDLRERELPRGQAENLRRAFETAREFAEQPADWLVFNSMAYGNGKTHLAAAIANYVAKQGQPVLFIVVPDLLDHLRATFNPASGVRLDKRFDEVKKAPLLVLDDLGTESATAWAREKLYQLFNYRYAARLPTVITTATPVDEIDPRLATRMLDGSRCTFFLIEAPSYRGGVKPRRSRGGQK comes from the coding sequence ATGAATACCGCGACATTATCAAACGGTGATACGGCCGTATCCGGCCTGGAACAACCTGGTCTGGGCCAACCCGACTGCCCCTTCTGTGGCGGTCTGGGCTACGTTGTGCCCGACGTACCCGCCACCAATCCTGGCTTTGGCCGGGCTGTCGTCTGCGTCTGCCGCGCCGCCGAAGAAGAAATGGCTCGCCAGTCCACCTTGCTGCGCCTCAGCCAAATCGGCATGTTAAAAGATTGCACCTTCGACACTTTCTTGCCAGACGGGCATGGGCTAACCCCAGACAAGCAGCGCAATCTGCGCATGGCCTACGACACAGCGCTGGATTACGCCAAAAATCCGCAAGGCTGGCTGCTGCTCAAAGGCGGCTATGGCTGCGGCAAAACCCATCTGGCAGCGGCCGTTGCCAACCACCGCCTGAACATGGGCCACCCCGTCCTCTTTGTCAACACGCCCGATTTGCTCGACCATTTGCGCGCCACCTACAGCCCTGCCTCCGATACCACCTACGACCAACGCTTCGACCAGGTGCGCAACGCCCCCTTGCTCATCCTGGACGATTTGGGCACGCAAAGCAATACCGAATGGGCGCAAGAAAAGCTGTACCAGATTTTCAACCACCGCTACAACGCCCGCCTGGCCACCATCATCACCACCAACGAAGAATTAGAAGCCATCGAAATTCGCGTCCGCTCGCGCATCATGGATTTAAGCCTGGTGCGCATCGTGCCCATCACCGCGCCCGATTTCCGCCACACCGGCGTAGACCAGGAGCAGTCGGAGCTTTCTACCCTCAGCCTGCACAACGACCAGATTTTTGAGCGGTTCGACTTGCGCGAACGGGAGCTGCCGCGGGGGCAGGCCGAAAACTTGCGCCGCGCATTCGAAACGGCGCGAGAATTTGCCGAACAGCCGGCCGATTGGTTGGTGTTCAACAGCATGGCCTACGGCAACGGCAAAACCCACCTGGCGGCAGCCATCGCCAACTACGTTGCCAAACAGGGGCAGCCGGTGCTGTTCATCGTCGTGCCCGATTTGCTGGACCATTTGCGGGCGACGTTTAACCCGGCCAGCGGCGTGCGCCTGGACAAGCGCTTCGACGAAGTTAAAAAAGCGCCGCTGTTGGTGCTGGACGATCTAGGCACAGAAAGCGCCACCGCCTGGGCGCGGGAAAAATTGTACCAACTCTTCAATTACCGCTACGCCGCCCGCCTGCCCACCGTCATCACTACCGCCACGCCGGTAGACGAAATTGACCCCCGTTTGGCGACGCGGATGCTGGATGGCAGCCGCTGCACCTTCTTCCTGATCGAAGCGCCCAGCTATCGCGGCGGCGTGAAGCCCCGGCGCAGCCGCGGCGGGCAGAAGTAA
- the icd gene encoding isocitrate dehydrogenase (NADP(+)), translating to MSFTNIHVPAGERITYENGKLNVPDNPIVAFIEGDGIGVDITPASLLVWDAAVEKAYGGQRKIAWMEIYSGEKAATLYDGNFMPEETFEAMRQYVVGIKGPLTTPIGGGFRSLNVTLRQVLDLYACVRPVRYIPGTPSPMKQPELMDIVLYRENTEDVYSGVEWPAESAEAKALIKFMNEELGKNVRPDSAIGIKPVSAFGTKRLVRQALQYAIDHNRPSVTIVHKGNIMKFTEGAFRDWGYELARDEFGAQPLDGGPWHIMKNPNSGADILIKDVIADNMLQQLLTRTSDYDVIATLNLNGDYMSDAAAAQVGGLGMAPGGNIGDGVALFEATHGTAPKYAGKDMVNPGSLILSGVMMLEYMGWQEAADLVVKAMTQTILDKTVTYDLHRQIDGATKLSCSEFAKAIIANM from the coding sequence ATGTCATTTACAAACATACATGTTCCCGCCGGTGAAAGAATCACCTATGAAAACGGCAAACTCAACGTACCGGACAATCCCATCGTGGCCTTCATTGAAGGCGACGGCATTGGCGTAGACATCACCCCCGCTTCCCTGTTGGTCTGGGACGCGGCCGTAGAAAAAGCGTATGGCGGCCAGCGCAAAATCGCCTGGATGGAAATTTACTCCGGCGAAAAAGCGGCCACCCTTTACGACGGCAACTTCATGCCCGAAGAGACCTTCGAGGCCATGCGCCAATACGTCGTTGGCATCAAAGGCCCCCTCACCACACCCATCGGCGGCGGCTTCCGCAGCCTGAATGTGACCCTGCGCCAGGTGCTGGACCTGTACGCCTGCGTGCGCCCGGTGCGCTACATCCCCGGCACACCCAGCCCCATGAAACAGCCCGAACTCATGGACATCGTCCTCTACCGTGAAAATACAGAAGATGTGTACTCCGGCGTAGAATGGCCGGCCGAATCGGCCGAAGCCAAAGCGCTTATCAAATTCATGAACGAAGAACTGGGCAAAAACGTGCGCCCAGATTCGGCCATCGGCATCAAGCCAGTCAGCGCCTTTGGCACCAAACGGCTGGTGCGTCAGGCCCTCCAATACGCCATTGACCACAACCGCCCCAGCGTCACCATCGTCCACAAGGGCAACATCATGAAGTTCACCGAAGGCGCTTTCCGCGATTGGGGCTACGAATTAGCCCGCGACGAGTTTGGCGCGCAGCCATTGGATGGCGGTCCCTGGCACATCATGAAAAACCCCAACAGTGGCGCGGACATCCTCATCAAAGACGTAATTGCCGATAACATGCTGCAACAACTGCTTACCCGCACATCTGATTACGACGTCATCGCCACATTGAACTTGAACGGCGATTACATGAGCGACGCGGCGGCGGCGCAGGTGGGCGGCCTGGGCATGGCTCCGGGCGGCAACATTGGCGACGGCGTGGCCTTGTTTGAAGCCACCCACGGCACAGCCCCTAAATACGCCGGCAAGGATATGGTCAACCCTGGCAGCCTCATTCTCTCCGGGGTGATGATGTTGGAATATATGGGCTGGCAGGAAGCGGCCGATTTGGTGGTGAAGGCGATGACGCAAACCATCCTGGACAAAACCGTCACCTATGACCTGCACCGCCAGATTGATGGGGCGACCAAACTCAGCTGTTCTGAGTTTGCTAAGGCGATTATCGCCAATATGTGA
- a CDS encoding magnesium transporter, whose protein sequence is MFPLPSPPDTLVVRQLECVSCQEKFAITEDHPNSKRRSRHADAAPDILAVTQMRYDPNRSLRTVLPETRSMPRSVPADNQAENGPTHINCPRCGADNRNWLHLLAPDGDLDAAAQSNRLMNYWRGANTQEKIPIILIGLVLAILMFVTMGAILDSLLNGFLLSLVVIIGGLGVSGLAQTEYFRRWRGRFPLAETGVLLGLILGIVNFGAALVLGVAFSKALTIALACVVCAALLAQSSTGDEWMALRVNQYLRQVQPTASNMEQRLWLRGGATILIFALVIPVVFYSLLPIGITNFTEWLTASAGGDVTAAVQIGDDTTTIVIDGTNPVFLERRRAAIDDAIKRAGLEKRFFVLWAGSVGLSSLFALVLSMRALRQFTETAVQQLPPPIFYSIANMTRVVAWEAKKALEVPGDMGHIQWTRVARNEAGGIDLVGVYAATAVSPAAQPPPKYIPAQEYSLTTDAWGRVVMAEIKPIRTLNLPPISQEGQLGEAFFERVSPPISIARE, encoded by the coding sequence ATGTTTCCATTACCTTCGCCGCCAGACACCCTCGTCGTCCGTCAGTTGGAATGTGTCTCGTGCCAGGAAAAGTTCGCCATCACCGAAGACCACCCTAACAGCAAAAGACGGTCCCGCCATGCCGACGCAGCGCCGGATATATTGGCCGTCACCCAGATGCGTTACGACCCAAACCGGTCACTGCGTACTGTCCTGCCTGAAACGCGCAGCATGCCTCGTTCAGTGCCCGCAGACAATCAGGCGGAAAATGGGCCAACGCACATCAACTGCCCCCGCTGCGGCGCCGACAATCGCAACTGGCTGCACCTGCTGGCGCCAGATGGGGACCTGGACGCTGCCGCTCAATCCAACCGCCTGATGAATTATTGGCGCGGCGCCAACACCCAGGAAAAAATCCCTATCATTTTGATCGGCCTGGTGTTGGCGATTCTGATGTTTGTGACCATGGGCGCAATTTTGGATTCGCTCTTGAACGGATTTTTACTCAGCCTGGTGGTGATCATCGGTGGGTTGGGCGTCTCGGGATTGGCGCAGACAGAATACTTCCGGCGCTGGCGCGGCCGTTTTCCTTTGGCGGAGACCGGTGTGCTGCTGGGGCTGATTCTGGGGATCGTTAATTTTGGTGCTGCTCTCGTTTTGGGGGTTGCGTTTAGCAAGGCGCTGACAATTGCCCTGGCCTGTGTTGTCTGCGCGGCCTTGCTTGCTCAAAGTTCAACCGGCGACGAATGGATGGCGCTGCGCGTCAACCAATATCTGCGCCAGGTGCAGCCCACAGCGTCTAACATGGAACAGCGGTTATGGTTAAGAGGCGGGGCCACCATTCTTATTTTTGCCCTGGTTATTCCCGTGGTTTTTTACAGCCTATTGCCCATCGGCATCACCAATTTCACCGAATGGCTGACGGCATCGGCCGGCGGCGACGTGACAGCGGCGGTGCAGATTGGCGACGACACCACCACCATTGTCATTGACGGCACAAACCCGGTCTTTCTGGAAAGACGACGCGCGGCGATAGACGACGCCATCAAACGGGCTGGTCTGGAAAAGCGTTTTTTTGTGTTATGGGCCGGCAGTGTTGGTTTGTCCAGTTTGTTTGCCCTGGTACTGAGTATGCGCGCTTTGCGGCAATTTACGGAAACGGCCGTACAGCAGCTCCCACCGCCTATTTTCTACAGCATTGCCAACATGACCCGTGTGGTGGCCTGGGAAGCGAAAAAAGCGTTGGAAGTGCCCGGCGATATGGGCCATATTCAATGGACGCGCGTTGCCCGAAACGAAGCTGGGGGAATTGATCTGGTGGGCGTATATGCGGCAACGGCCGTATCCCCAGCCGCCCAACCCCCGCCCAAATACATCCCGGCTCAAGAATACAGCCTCACCACCGACGCCTGGGGGCGTGTTGTCATGGCCGAAATCAAACCAATCCGAACATTGAACCTGCCACCCATTTCACAAGAGGGGCAGTTAGGCGAAGCCTTCTTCGAGCGCGTCTCGCCGCCAATCTCCATCGCGCGCGAATAA
- a CDS encoding 50S ribosomal protein L28 — protein MAKCEICGKKPMSGNIRSFSERKSKRQFKPNIQRVSMQDDGRKVRKYVCTRCLKTQAKS, from the coding sequence ATGGCTAAATGTGAAATTTGTGGCAAGAAGCCCATGTCTGGTAATATTCGCAGCTTTTCAGAACGAAAAAGTAAGCGGCAGTTTAAGCCGAATATTCAACGTGTTAGTATGCAGGATGACGGCCGTAAAGTGCGCAAGTATGTGTGCACGCGCTGCTTGAAAACCCAAGCCAAAAGCTAA
- a CDS encoding Asp23/Gls24 family envelope stress response protein, protein MPTKDEPLGTIDISTATIATIANQAVNQCYGVVGMASKNLVNGIAHLLAWDGGRRGIEIVIENEEIVIDVYVIVEYGVRIRTVAESIQSTVKYHVEKAIGLPVRDVNVYVQGLRINRDK, encoded by the coding sequence ATGCCTACAAAAGATGAACCGCTAGGAACCATTGACATCTCGACCGCTACGATAGCTACCATCGCCAACCAGGCTGTGAACCAATGTTACGGGGTTGTGGGCATGGCCAGCAAAAATCTGGTGAATGGCATCGCCCACCTGTTGGCCTGGGATGGCGGCCGGCGGGGGATTGAAATTGTTATTGAAAATGAAGAGATCGTGATAGATGTTTATGTCATTGTGGAGTATGGCGTGCGCATTCGCACGGTGGCTGAGAGCATTCAGAGTACCGTCAAATACCATGTCGAAAAAGCCATAGGGCTGCCGGTACGAGACGTGAACGTCTATGTTCAGGGATTACGGATAAATCGGGACAAATAA
- a CDS encoding decaprenyl-phosphate phosphoribosyltransferase, whose amino-acid sequence MSTRRTAVFVGLLKTMRPRQWTKNVFVFVALFFDGKITDPTSVLRTLAAFVLLCLMSSAVYIMNDLSDIESDRQHPVKRNRPLAAGQLSPTIAVIMIILFAVGSLVAGFFLSPPLALVLLGYLIIQIAYTFYLKNVVLLDVFVVAFGFILRIAAGVVVIDVQRFSPWLYVFGGFLALFMILGKRRHELVLLGEDAGGHRSSLDEYSLELIDLLLMIVTTSAVAAYSLYTFLAEGLPGNHMMMLTIPFVLYGIFRYLYLIHVRHEGGAPEEILLRDRPMQVTLALYGAVVFTALYLLN is encoded by the coding sequence ATGTCAACCAGGAGAACGGCCGTGTTCGTCGGCTTGCTAAAAACCATGCGTCCACGCCAGTGGACCAAAAACGTCTTTGTCTTTGTCGCCCTTTTCTTCGACGGCAAGATCACCGACCCAACCAGCGTTTTGCGCACCCTGGCCGCTTTTGTGCTGCTGTGCCTCATGTCCAGCGCCGTCTACATCATGAACGACCTCAGCGACATCGAAAGCGACCGCCAGCATCCGGTGAAGCGCAACCGGCCGTTAGCCGCCGGTCAACTCAGCCCCACCATCGCCGTCATCATGATCATCCTATTTGCGGTCGGCAGCCTGGTCGCCGGATTTTTCCTCTCGCCGCCCCTGGCTTTGGTTTTATTGGGCTACCTGATCATCCAGATCGCCTACACCTTTTACCTGAAAAACGTCGTCCTACTGGACGTATTTGTTGTGGCTTTTGGCTTCATTTTGCGCATCGCCGCCGGTGTGGTGGTGATAGACGTGCAGCGTTTTTCCCCCTGGCTTTACGTGTTTGGCGGCTTCCTGGCCCTCTTCATGATTTTGGGCAAGCGGCGGCACGAATTGGTGTTGTTGGGCGAAGACGCCGGCGGCCATCGCTCCAGCCTGGACGAGTACAGCCTGGAACTGATAGACCTGCTGTTGATGATTGTCACCACCAGCGCCGTCGCCGCCTACAGCCTCTACACCTTCCTGGCCGAGGGTTTGCCGGGCAACCATATGATGATGCTCACCATCCCGTTTGTGCTGTACGGCATTTTTCGCTATCTCTACCTGATCCACGTGCGGCACGAAGGCGGCGCGCCGGAAGAAATTTTGCTCCGCGACCGACCGATGCAAGTGACGCTGGCGCTGTATGGCGCGGTGGTCTTTACCGCCCTCTATCTACTCAACTAG